The stretch of DNA GGGTCTATCACCAGTACTGCCAAATTATTCTAAAGCAAGCGGAGAGGATTATTGGATATGAGTACTTCTAATACCATTGATGAGAACTATCAAGAGGCGATTCAATCACTTAAGAAAATTAATAACGAACTTTTCTATGATGACCTGAAGAAGTTGATGAAAGACCGTGAAGAAACTATTGCGGGACTTAGTGAAGAGGTCTATGAGTCTATTGAAAATATGCAGAGATCGATGAACACCTTTCCTGTTCAGGTTAGTGATCAGTTGAAGGAAGAGGTCTTTGACCCGCAGACTCAGTTGTTTAATCAGGGGATGGAACGGTTTGATGAAAATATCCTGGTACTGGAAAAAAAGATTGCCTTTTGGCACCAGCAATACCAGGAATATATGGAGAAGACGGAAAAACTGTTGGCTGATGCCAAAGGGTTTCAGCAGGAAGATCAAGAGTTTATCGTCAAAGAGAGTGAAAGGGTGCTGAAGGTTGTTCGGCAACTGACGGAAGATTTGAGTGAACAGTCGGCCGTATTGAATGTGAAATATGAAGTGGTGAGCGAACGATTAGGTATGATATTAAAGGATCTGACGTATGTTAGAGACAGACAAAAAATCGAATTTCAGGAACAACATGAGCTGGTTGTTCAGGTCCAAAGAGATTTAAAGGATAAGTGGGAAGAAAAGTGGAAGCAGAGTGTTGAAAGTAGTGTCCGGAGAGAACGAGTGTTTAAAAAGTGGCTGATGGGGCTAGCAGTTGGACAAGGAGTTTCGGTTTTATTGATGGTTTTGTATTTTATTTTGAAGTAAGGTGGAAGGCTTGTTCTTGGAATGAGGGTAGGTCTATTTTTTAAAAAAATTGGTCGTTTAATTTCTTGTAAAGGTGGGTAATTAAAAGGGGAGTAGATAACTTGCATCTCTATTTTAGTTTTTATTAATTGGTCGTATTGGAGTGGTTCAATTTTTAAGAGATTGTAACTATTGGACTATTTTCACGAAAACAGGAAACGTTTTCAATGTTTGAAACGTTTAATAGATAGAGCTAATTTTGGGAGGTAATATAAAGATGAAGCATGGTTTAATTTTGATCACTTTTTTGATGTTAATGGCTGCGTGTTCTTCAGAAGATGTTTCTCAGAGCAAGGTAGATACTACCAATGAATTACCTCCACAAACTATCACCTTAGAGCCAACCCAATTGATTACTGAAAATGAAATGATTGAGAGCAGTCAAGATATTCAACTGACAAACAGTGTAAATAATAACAATGTTAAAAACGAAAGTATAATTTCTTCTCAAACGGTAGAAGAAGAGGAACCTGAAATTCAAACCCTATCACAGGAATCCTCGGAACCTCTAGTGGAGGCAAAGGAAGAAACACCTGCCGAGGATTACATAATGATCGGAGATACGAAATATATTAATTTGATGCATGAAGAGAAATTTCAGGAATGGATAAGTGTTGCGGAGAAATATGGGGCAACTCTTTATGCGATTCCATATTCTGATGTTTTTGCCATTATGAAAGATGAAGAGGTGCTCGTCGGTATGAGCACTGGGGTTGCCAGTGCTACGGCAAACCATATTGATATTCTATGTGATTTGATGGTAGATCAAGGAGAGACTGCAGAAAAAATTATAGAAGGTATCAAACAGGTAGCTCAAACGGGAGAAAGTATTCACTTGGTAGGTCCACAGGAATTTGGCGATGATTTTACAATTGAAAAGCAGGATGAGTGGATCGTCGTTTCATGGTGAGGAAGAAGGGGAGGTTTTCTAGCCTCTCTTTTTTGTATGAGTGAAAAATCAATAAATTGGATATATAATGAAACTAATTGCATTTCTCAATGCAGAAGCTTATACCTTAAAAAGTTTGTTACATAACAAGGACACCTCTTAAAAGAAAGGTTGATTTGTAATGAAGAATTCTCTAAAAGAGAAGGCTGTGTTATTTTTGCAACTGGCTGCATCGGGGGAAGTGCACGAAGCATACCAAAGGTACACTGGATCGGATTTCCGCCATCATAATCCCTATTTCCGTGGAGATGCTAACTCTCTAATGCTCGCAATGAAAGAGAACGCTATCAAGAATCCTCATAAAGTCCTTGAGGTAAAACGTGTAATGGGAGATGGGGATCTTGTGGCCGTTCACTCTCATGTAAAGCAAAACCAAAATGACCTTGGGATAGCTGTTGTCCATATTTTCCGCTTCCATAACAACCTTATCGTCGAACTATGGGATGTGGGTCAGCAGATACCGGAGAATTCTCCTAATGAGAATGGCGTGTTCTGATGCAGAATATTGTTGTTATGAAACTGGGTTTTCTTTGAACAAAGAGTTGTGGTGGTGTTATAGTATATCGCAGTTGAGCCATGAGAACCGTCCCCATGGCACCTATTTTTTTTGAGGAGGAGTACCATGAAGAGTTTTGAAGAGAAGTTGGATCAATATGCTGAACTCGTAGTTAAGATAGGTCTAAACATTCAAAAAGGACAGAGATTACTAATCAATTCTCCTATTGAAAGTGCTGATTTCACACGGAGAGTAACGAAATATGCTTATGAATACGGGTGTAGTCGAGTGTTTGTCGACTGGGTTGATACTGATTTGAATAGAATACATTATTTAAACGCATCGGATGACGTTTTAAAAAATTTCATCCAACCATGGGAAATTGATAAGTTCAATAGCCTGGCAGATCAGAATGATTGTATGCTATATATTGCAGGTACCGATCCTAGTGCATACGCAAATATCCCACCTGAACGTATTATGTACGTTCAAAAAAATGGGGCTGAAAAACTGCAAACCTTGTCTCAAAAAAGACTAAGGGGGGAAGTGCCCTGGGCGATCATCGGTGTACCAACGGAAGCTTGGGCAGTAAGTATTTATCCAGAGTTGCAAAAAGATGAAGCCGTATCTGCTTTATGGGAAGCGATTTTTAAAACAGTAAGAGTCGATCAACCAGATCCAATCGCTGCGTGGCAGGAACATTCAGCTACCCTTACAAAGAAAGTGGATTATCTGAACGAACAAAAGTTTAAGACGCTTCATTATAAATCAAAAGGAACAAATCTTACAATCGATCTACATCCTGATCATAAATGGATAGGTGGTGGACATCAATCCACTTTTGGTACCACCTACATTCCAAACCTTCCAACAGAAGAAGTGTTTACGACTCCTCATAAATTAGGAGTAAACGGTACTGTCGCTAGTACAAAACCTTTATCTGCTTTAGGAAACTTAATCGAGAACTTTACACTCACGTTTAAAGAAGGAAAAGTGGTGGATTTTTCTGCAGAAAAAGGATACGAGACGTTAAAACAGCTTCTTAGTATGGATGAAGGTATGTTATACCTTGGTGAAGTAGCGCTCGTCCCACATGATTCACCGATTTCGAATTCGGGTATTATCTTTAATAATACATTGTTTGATGAAAATGCCTCTTGCCACCTGGCGATTGGAAACGCCATTTCCATGGCACTTAATGATGCTAAAAATATAAGCTTAGAGGATTATGAGAAAAAAGGCATTAACCATAGCAATGGACACACTGACTTTATGATTGGTTCAGCCGACCTCGAGATAGAAGCTGAATATCATGATGGAAGAAAAGTTCCCCTGTTTAAAAATGGAAACTGGGCTTAAACATGACAGGGGGACGGTTCTGGTGGCTTTTTGAGCCACCAGAACCGTCCCTGCGGTGTCATTCATGTTGTGATTGGTAAATAAATCTCTACTTCTTCCACACCATTTTCCATTGGATGGTAGGTTTCGATAATATAAGCTTCAAGATCCCTTTTATATCCTTGGTTATTTGTCCACTTCAATAAAATGTTATGTAAGTTACCGATATTATTTATTTCGCCCCTTGTCGTGACATAGTCGTGTGTCGTTTCGATATAATCCATCCCAACTGGAACTTTATTTAGAGGCTCATTAACCATTACTCCTACATAATAGTTACCTTCCAGATGGTCGGCATCCCTTTTAGGTTCGAAGAGTGCTATTTCAGTACCCGAATGATTTTCAATTTCATCTAAACGACCTAGAAATTGTTGGGCAAGTTTTGGAATCTCAGTACCAAAATGAGCAAATGTTCCACTGCCTTTTATGCCTAAAACTCTGAATGTTTTCTTAACTGTTTTACATTCCATCAACGATCCTCCCAATGATTAAACATCACTTGTATTCTAGTTTTCTTCAATTATAAAAAATCTATTGGCAAACTCCTAAAGGATTATCATCCGGATCATAGAAAGTAAAAAATTTTGTGGTTCCTTCTCCACCAATCGGATTCACTTTTACATTCTTTTGGAGTAACAGTTTGTGGGTTTCTTCTATATCGGTAGGAATGAAATTATAATATTTCCCCACCCCAAATTTATTTTCTGGAAACTTCATTGGTTGATGATTTAACGTTCTAACCAGACATACTACTGTCGGAGATTGTTCTCCAATCTTCATTACAGCTGCCTCTTCTTCTATGTAGATTACTTTAAATCCCAATATATCTTCATACCATTTGGCTGATCGTTCCGGGTCTTTAACAGGTATAAAAACTCCTTCCATCCCCCTTAAAAGTGGATTGGCCATATATTCTACCTCCTTGTGGGATTTGTATTAAATTTACATTTCGATAAATCTTTGAAAGTTCCTCCTCCAGATTTTTATTAAACAGCACCCCGTCTCATATCATTTTATTGAAACAAAGGGTGGCTGTAGTGTTGAAGTATATCGCAGTTTGACCATGAGAACCGTCCCCATGGTACCTCAAATTAACACAAAACAATTATTTTATAGGGTGTCGTTTGGGCTGGAATGCTGAATGTGGCAGGGCCATATACAACAAGAAGATTTCGGTTAGCAGGACTCAATGTAAAAGATTGATCGTTTTGTAATAATAAAGGAGTATAACTGGAGATATTCAATTGTAACTGACCATCGCTACTCACGAGCTGGCTGTTAAAATAGTCTACCTTTACATTTTGATAAGGGTTATTTTTTACAATTATGAGTGCTTGATATTGTGGCGGGTAAATAAGAATAACAGGTACATTGACATCATAATAACCCGTTACATGGTCTCCAACTGAAACCATAACACGGTCAAGAAAATACGTTGTTGGACTTATAACGAAATTTACGATTGAACCCTCTTCTCCTACTAAGGACATTAATTTAAAACATCCATTTAACTCCTCATCTGAACCTGCTAAATAATCCTGAATCATTGTCACTGTTCCCGAAAAAGAACCGTATTTCTTCATTATTTCCCCTCCATTTTGATGAATCCTTAACCCAATCCAATCCTCCGGAAACTTCGAGAGCGAGGAGCGTATAATATCTTAATTTTTAATTCAGTTGGTCTTATTAATTTTATGATGCAAGTAATTAGATATTCTTAATGAAGGCTGGATAATGGACCGTTTGAAAAAGATGAGGGTCGTCCTCATGAAAAGGAGTATGCTATGTATAACTATTATTCTAGGACAACGATGAATCAGGACAGTATTGTTGCGTTTGCACGTGGTGATGTAACGGGGGATCGAGTACCTGATAATGTCTATTTAACCGGAATCAAGACCCCAGCTAGTCCATTTACCCAAAATATCACCCTGAATGTTCAAGATGGAAGGACTGGCGAGGTAAGAAATGTTCCGCTTCGTGAAAATGCCGGCTACAATCCTACGATATTCTTGGGGGATTTTACTGGCAATAGAGTAGATGATATTTTAATAAGTATTGCTACAGGTGGCAGCGGGGGAATCATGTACCACTATATTTATTCTTTTTTGGAAAATACCCCTCAATTACTATTTGATTTCAATGTATACAATGAGCAATACCAATATGAAGTTACGTATCAAGACCATTTCAAAGTGGAAGTGGTCAGTAAGATTAATAATAAAAAGTACTTAATAGACATTTCAACAAGAGGTGCTGAGTATTTAAATGAAATATATGATGCAAACGGTAAACTGAAAAGTCCTATTACTGGTTTCGTAAATCCTCTAAGCGGCTTATATCCCGTAGATTTTGATTCAAATAGAGTGTATGAGCTTTTGGCGTATCAAAAAATTGCAGGAAGATATAATGCGGATTCTTTAGGGTATGTTTTGAACACTTTAGGATGGAAGGATAATAGGTTTGTTTTGCAAAATCAAAATGTAGCGATCTAGGATGTTAATAAAAGATCAAATATCTCTCATTTTCAGTGACTGTACTAAATAGTACAAGAGTCATAAGGCTATATCAAATCGCATATTATTTGATAATCGTAGCATTATCTTGTTAATGAGGGGGGAAACAGAGTTGAAAAAGTTTCTAAGCGCAATACCATTATCATTTCAACATTTGTTTGCGATGTTTGGTGCAACCGTTTTGGTGCCGGCCCTCACCGGTCTTGACCCAGGAAGTGCACTTATTGCCAGTGGTGTAGGAACGTTGATTTTCCATCTTATTACACGCGGAAAGGTACCTACTTATCTAGGTTCATCCTTTGCTTTTATTGCTCCACTTGCGTTGTATGTTGGGGAGTTGAACTCACCGGGTCAAGCCGTGGCTGGTCTTATCAGTGTATCCGTTGTTTATGCACTCGTATCACTCATTATAGCAACTGTTGGCTTTGAAAAAGTGCGAAAGGTGATTCCGCCAGTCGTCGTCGGACCGGTTGTCAGCATTATCGGGCTTGCCTTGGCGACAACGGCTGTCACCAATATGGCATCGGTAAGTTGGGATGCTGCCATCGTGAGCCTTCTTGCTGCCATTATTGCGACAATAGCTGGCACCAAGGTGATCCGTCTCTTTCCGATCATCATCGGACTTTTAGTCGGGTATGTTTATTCTGCTGTGCGCGGCTATGTTGAATTTCAAAGCATTGCGGATGCACCTGTTTTCGCGCTGCCGCATTTTGTGATGCCGGAGTTCACATGGGCTGTCATCCTTGGCATGGCACCGATTGCACTTGTTACCATTATTGAAGACTTAGGTCATATGTTTGTATTAAACGAAATCACTGGAAAAGACGTAACAAAAAACCCTGGCTTCGGGCGTATTCTTGTGGGGAATGGTCTTGCTACCCTTTTCTCCGGATTCATCGGTGGACCGGCGCAAACCACTTATGCTGAAAACCTCGGGGTTCTAGCCATCACACGCCAGTTCTCCAGTAGGATTATTCAAGGCGCTGCGGTTCTTTCGATTCTTCTTGGCTTGTTCGGTAAAGTTGGAGCGGTAATCCAATCCATTCCCGTTGCCGTGATGGGCGGCATATGTATCTTGTTGTTTGGTATGATTGCTGCAATGGGGATCCGTCATCTCATTGAGGAAAAAGTAAGTCTTGCTAATATGAAAAATTTAGTCATTGTTGCGATCATCTTCATTATAGGAATTGGATTAGCTCATAATGGTATCGCCTACGCTACCATTGCGGGATTGCTCATCCATTGGCTCGTACCCGATTTCACAACAAAGAACGAAAACGATTTGGCGACAAAGAACGAAAATTAAAATGAGAAATCCATTCCAACCATTTGAGCGGAATGGCTTTTTTTTTTGAATCAATCGTTTGATTAAAATAATTATTGTCTTAAATCGTCTACGATTGTAACAATCTAACCCTTGATGATGAATTTTGGAACTTACATTTAGGAAAGGAATCTTGTCCTCGA from Neobacillus sp. CF12 encodes:
- a CDS encoding nuclear transport factor 2 family protein; protein product: MKNSLKEKAVLFLQLAASGEVHEAYQRYTGSDFRHHNPYFRGDANSLMLAMKENAIKNPHKVLEVKRVMGDGDLVAVHSHVKQNQNDLGIAVVHIFRFHNNLIVELWDVGQQIPENSPNENGVF
- a CDS encoding aminopeptidase; this translates as MKSFEEKLDQYAELVVKIGLNIQKGQRLLINSPIESADFTRRVTKYAYEYGCSRVFVDWVDTDLNRIHYLNASDDVLKNFIQPWEIDKFNSLADQNDCMLYIAGTDPSAYANIPPERIMYVQKNGAEKLQTLSQKRLRGEVPWAIIGVPTEAWAVSIYPELQKDEAVSALWEAIFKTVRVDQPDPIAAWQEHSATLTKKVDYLNEQKFKTLHYKSKGTNLTIDLHPDHKWIGGGHQSTFGTTYIPNLPTEEVFTTPHKLGVNGTVASTKPLSALGNLIENFTLTFKEGKVVDFSAEKGYETLKQLLSMDEGMLYLGEVALVPHDSPISNSGIIFNNTLFDENASCHLAIGNAISMALNDAKNISLEDYEKKGINHSNGHTDFMIGSADLEIEAEYHDGRKVPLFKNGNWA
- a CDS encoding effector binding domain-containing protein → MECKTVKKTFRVLGIKGSGTFAHFGTEIPKLAQQFLGRLDEIENHSGTEIALFEPKRDADHLEGNYYVGVMVNEPLNKVPVGMDYIETTHDYVTTRGEINNIGNLHNILLKWTNNQGYKRDLEAYIIETYHPMENGVEEVEIYLPITT
- a CDS encoding VOC family protein — protein: MANPLLRGMEGVFIPVKDPERSAKWYEDILGFKVIYIEEEAAVMKIGEQSPTVVCLVRTLNHQPMKFPENKFGVGKYYNFIPTDIEETHKLLLQKNVKVNPIGGEGTTKFFTFYDPDDNPLGVCQ
- a CDS encoding VCBS repeat-containing protein; its protein translation is MYNYYSRTTMNQDSIVAFARGDVTGDRVPDNVYLTGIKTPASPFTQNITLNVQDGRTGEVRNVPLRENAGYNPTIFLGDFTGNRVDDILISIATGGSGGIMYHYIYSFLENTPQLLFDFNVYNEQYQYEVTYQDHFKVEVVSKINNKKYLIDISTRGAEYLNEIYDANGKLKSPITGFVNPLSGLYPVDFDSNRVYELLAYQKIAGRYNADSLGYVLNTLGWKDNRFVLQNQNVAI
- a CDS encoding solute carrier family 23 protein — protein: MRGETELKKFLSAIPLSFQHLFAMFGATVLVPALTGLDPGSALIASGVGTLIFHLITRGKVPTYLGSSFAFIAPLALYVGELNSPGQAVAGLISVSVVYALVSLIIATVGFEKVRKVIPPVVVGPVVSIIGLALATTAVTNMASVSWDAAIVSLLAAIIATIAGTKVIRLFPIIIGLLVGYVYSAVRGYVEFQSIADAPVFALPHFVMPEFTWAVILGMAPIALVTIIEDLGHMFVLNEITGKDVTKNPGFGRILVGNGLATLFSGFIGGPAQTTYAENLGVLAITRQFSSRIIQGAAVLSILLGLFGKVGAVIQSIPVAVMGGICILLFGMIAAMGIRHLIEEKVSLANMKNLVIVAIIFIIGIGLAHNGIAYATIAGLLIHWLVPDFTTKNENDLATKNEN